Proteins from a genomic interval of Aquabacterium sp. J223:
- a CDS encoding HAD family hydrolase, with amino-acid sequence MIDWARVRAVTLDLDDTLWPVMPPLRRAEAALWAWLAEHAPRTAAQGPDAMAALRAAVHADWPHRLHDLTALRRETLRRALVSAGEDEALAEPAFEVFFAERNRVELYEDVPPALARLSARRPLLAVTNGNADLARVGIDRWFVGTVNAREVGAAKPHRAIFEAACRRLSLPPAAVLHVGDDVALDVEGARAAGLQAVWIDRAGPGSPTALPDLLALCDRLEAADGGP; translated from the coding sequence GTGATCGACTGGGCGCGGGTCCGGGCGGTCACGCTGGACCTGGACGACACGCTGTGGCCGGTCATGCCGCCGCTGCGGCGGGCCGAAGCGGCGCTGTGGGCCTGGCTGGCCGAACACGCGCCGCGCACCGCGGCCCAGGGTCCCGACGCGATGGCCGCCCTGCGCGCCGCCGTGCACGCGGACTGGCCGCACCGGCTGCACGACCTCACCGCCCTGCGCCGGGAAACGCTGCGCCGGGCGCTCGTATCGGCCGGCGAGGACGAGGCGCTGGCCGAACCGGCCTTCGAGGTGTTCTTCGCCGAGCGCAACCGGGTCGAGCTCTACGAGGACGTGCCGCCCGCGCTGGCCCGGCTGTCGGCGCGACGGCCGCTGCTGGCGGTCACCAACGGCAATGCCGACCTGGCGCGGGTCGGCATCGACCGCTGGTTCGTCGGCACGGTGAACGCGCGCGAGGTCGGCGCGGCCAAGCCGCACCGCGCCATCTTCGAGGCGGCCTGCCGCCGCCTGAGCCTGCCGCCGGCCGCGGTGCTGCACGTGGGCGACGACGTCGCCCTCGATGTCGAAGGCGCCCGGGCCGCCGGACTGCAGGCGGTCTGGATCGACCGCGCCGGGCCGGGCAGCCCCACCGCGCTGCCCGACCTGCTGGCCCTGTGCGACCGGCTGGAGGCGGCCGACGGCGGCCCATGA
- a CDS encoding ferritin-like domain-containing protein: protein MLYPELFKQLEAVRWNMERDIPWDRFDASRLSEEQAQTIKMNAITEWAALPATEMFLRDNKDDSDFSAFMSVWFFEEQKHSLVLMEYLKRFRPDLVPTEAELHEVRFEFDPAPALETLMLHFCGEIRLNHWYRRAAEWHTEPVIKAIYETLARDEARHGGAYLRYMKRAMQKFGDEARAAFTKVGVLMASARRTAQALHPTNLHVNEKLFPRDTIQSRLPDPTWLEDWLDKQIQFDAVWENKVVERILHNLSLLMERSFASVQELNRYRKEITRRLGENGGAPAAA, encoded by the coding sequence ATGCTTTATCCGGAACTCTTCAAGCAGCTCGAGGCGGTGCGCTGGAACATGGAGCGCGACATCCCCTGGGACCGCTTCGACGCCAGCCGCCTCAGCGAGGAGCAGGCGCAGACCATCAAGATGAACGCCATCACCGAGTGGGCGGCGCTGCCGGCCACGGAGATGTTCCTGCGCGACAACAAGGACGACAGCGACTTCTCGGCGTTCATGAGCGTCTGGTTCTTCGAGGAGCAGAAGCACTCGCTGGTGCTGATGGAGTACCTCAAGCGCTTCCGGCCCGACCTGGTGCCCACCGAGGCCGAGCTGCACGAGGTGCGCTTCGAGTTCGACCCGGCGCCCGCGCTGGAGACGCTGATGCTGCACTTCTGCGGCGAGATCCGGCTCAACCACTGGTACCGGCGCGCGGCCGAATGGCACACCGAGCCGGTCATCAAGGCCATCTACGAGACGCTGGCCCGCGACGAGGCTCGCCACGGCGGCGCCTACCTGCGCTACATGAAGCGCGCGATGCAGAAGTTCGGCGACGAGGCGCGCGCGGCCTTCACCAAGGTCGGCGTGCTGATGGCCAGCGCCCGCCGCACGGCGCAGGCGCTGCACCCGACCAACCTGCACGTCAACGAGAAGCTGTTCCCGCGCGACACCATCCAGAGCCGGCTGCCGGACCCGACCTGGCTGGAGGACTGGCTCGACAAGCAGATCCAGTTCGACGCCGTGTGGGAGAACAAGGTGGTCGAGCGCATCCTGCACAACCTGAGCCTGCTGATGGAGCGCAGCTTCGCCAGCGTCCAGGAGCTCAACCGCTACCGCAAGGAAATCACCCGCCGCCTCGGCGAGAACGGCGGCGCCCCCGCCGCGGCCTGA
- a CDS encoding DMT family transporter, whose product MVVFIYLAPFVVALGMPFVARGERLAGWQWVGLVLAFAGVGWAFSEGFRSPANGPRQWWGDALGVAGALLWGATTLAVRASRLSQAPAEQTLLYQLVVSGVLLAGLALAVGEPWPQRLGPAAASAFAFQAVVITFASYLLWFWLVRHYPATLLSAFTLLTPVAGLASGVLLLDEPLTSRLLAAMAAVAVGIAVVSLTGRRR is encoded by the coding sequence ATGGTCGTCTTCATCTACCTGGCGCCCTTCGTGGTGGCGCTGGGCATGCCGTTCGTCGCCCGCGGCGAGCGGCTGGCGGGGTGGCAGTGGGTGGGGCTGGTGCTGGCCTTCGCCGGCGTCGGTTGGGCCTTCTCGGAGGGCTTCCGGTCGCCGGCCAACGGGCCGCGGCAGTGGTGGGGTGATGCGCTGGGCGTGGCGGGCGCGCTGCTCTGGGGCGCCACCACGCTGGCGGTCCGCGCCAGCCGCCTGTCCCAGGCCCCGGCCGAGCAGACGCTGCTGTACCAGCTGGTGGTGTCCGGGGTGCTGCTGGCCGGTCTGGCGCTCGCGGTCGGAGAGCCGTGGCCGCAGCGGCTCGGCCCGGCGGCGGCTTCAGCCTTCGCCTTCCAGGCGGTGGTCATCACCTTCGCCAGCTACCTGCTGTGGTTCTGGCTGGTGCGCCACTACCCGGCCACGCTGCTGTCGGCCTTCACACTGCTGACGCCGGTGGCGGGACTGGCGTCGGGCGTGCTGCTACTGGACGAGCCGCTCACCAGCCGCCTGCTGGCCGCCATGGCGGCGGTGGCGGTGGGCATCGCGGTGGTCAGCCTGACCGGCCGCCGCCGCTGA
- the rrtA gene encoding rhombosortase, protein MARGLLRRLSGPGGGGRAWSCLATLLAAGAFADAFWPAHDALAWRPAAWHQPWRWWSAAWVHFSDRHLAANLAGTLVVGALGLAARLPRRSTLAWALAWPLTHLALLARPDLVLYGGLSGVLHAGVAAAVVPLLRRPGRDRAVGAAVLAGLLVKLALERPWGPATLRADGWDIALAPAAHAAGAAAGLLCAVLAEAARGAFSAPTPGGAHSPG, encoded by the coding sequence GTGGCGCGCGGTCTTCTCCGGCGGCTGAGCGGGCCGGGCGGCGGCGGTCGGGCGTGGTCCTGCCTGGCCACGCTGCTGGCGGCGGGGGCGTTCGCCGACGCGTTCTGGCCGGCGCACGACGCCCTGGCGTGGCGCCCGGCCGCCTGGCACCAGCCCTGGCGCTGGTGGTCGGCGGCGTGGGTCCACTTCAGCGACCGGCACCTGGCCGCCAACCTGGCCGGCACGCTGGTGGTGGGCGCCCTCGGCCTGGCCGCGCGGCTGCCTCGGCGCAGCACGCTGGCCTGGGCGCTGGCCTGGCCGCTCACCCACCTGGCGCTGCTCGCACGGCCGGACCTCGTGCTGTATGGCGGCCTGTCCGGCGTGCTGCACGCCGGCGTGGCGGCGGCGGTGGTGCCGCTGCTGCGCCGCCCGGGCCGTGACCGTGCGGTGGGCGCCGCCGTGCTGGCCGGCCTGCTGGTGAAACTGGCCCTGGAACGGCCGTGGGGCCCGGCGACCCTCCGCGCCGACGGCTGGGACATCGCCCTCGCGCCGGCGGCGCATGCGGCCGGCGCGGCCGCGGGCCTGCTCTGCGCGGTCCTGGCCGAAGCGGCCCGAGGCGCGTTCAGCGCACCAACACCGGGCGGGGCACACTCGCCGGGATGA
- the glnE gene encoding bifunctional [glutamate--ammonia ligase]-adenylyl-L-tyrosine phosphorylase/[glutamate--ammonia-ligase] adenylyltransferase, translating to MSSLPAPVIHAEAAHSRFVQRIRRRYPDELTWLPPGLPDRAAMEALVERLLAAGRPVASALRVARQVVIERLAVLDVEQGAPMEAVTQAVTTLAEVALERALAVARAEADALHGPPRTADGRPIDFWIVGMGKLGGRELNVSSDIDLVYVYEDDGQCTGPRPLTAHEYFTNVAKRLYVLVGETTEDGFVFRVDLALRPNGNSGPPVVSLAMLEEYLLVQGREWERFAWLKSRVVAPRESVASGRAMQLRALVAPFVYRRYLDYGVFEGLRQLHARIREEAQRRAAGRPERANDVKLSRGGIREIEFIVQLLLVVRGGQFPELRTRSTLKGLARLTAQGLMAPATAGRLAEAYTFLRQVEHRIQYLDDQQTHLLPADDGDLRWIAQSLGLPPCREDACALLERFGEVREFVATEFDALLHDGRGPVQGGCRKGQCGGPPPMVDSEAFINRLPPALAERVRPWVDHPKVQALREESKQRLARLVHRVGEDVAHGRCSDEAAGRFIDWLQPLLRRESYLALLLERPEVLGRLLRLLDLARWPAQYLMRHPGVIDELADPRLLHGRFDRAVFLADLDTRHAAWLRAGEADEGLLLDALRQAHHAEVFRTLVRDVEGDLTVEQVADELSALADAVLDCALRWAWGHLKLRHREQPRFAVIAYGKLGGKELGYGSDLDLVFLYDDDDERAAEVYAAFVRKLINWLTLRTAAGELFDIDTALRPNGNSGLLVTSLQAFERYQAGRGSNTAWTWEHQAITRARWCAGDAALAPRFEAVRRQVMAAPRDRAALLDEVRQMREKVRAGRPVPAGRFDVKHSPGGMMDAEFAVQALALTESSGHPALLDNVGNIALLKRAEDAGLLPSGVGVAAGDAYRALRRAQHRARLDERPTQFEPAEFVEAREAVLALWRAVFSGG from the coding sequence ATGAGTTCCCTTCCAGCACCGGTCATCCACGCGGAGGCGGCCCACAGCCGCTTCGTGCAGCGCATCCGCCGGCGCTATCCCGACGAACTGACCTGGCTGCCGCCGGGCCTGCCCGACCGGGCGGCGATGGAGGCGCTGGTCGAGCGCCTGCTGGCCGCCGGCCGCCCGGTGGCCAGCGCGCTGCGGGTGGCGCGGCAGGTGGTGATCGAACGCCTGGCGGTGCTGGACGTCGAGCAGGGCGCGCCGATGGAGGCGGTGACGCAGGCCGTCACCACGCTGGCCGAGGTGGCGCTGGAACGGGCGCTGGCGGTCGCCCGCGCCGAGGCCGACGCGCTGCACGGCCCGCCCCGAACCGCCGACGGCCGGCCGATCGATTTCTGGATCGTCGGCATGGGCAAGCTGGGCGGGCGCGAGCTGAACGTGTCCTCCGACATCGACCTGGTCTACGTCTACGAGGACGATGGCCAGTGCACCGGGCCGCGGCCGCTGACGGCGCACGAATACTTCACCAACGTCGCCAAGCGGCTGTACGTGCTGGTCGGCGAGACCACCGAGGACGGCTTCGTCTTCCGCGTCGATCTGGCGCTGCGGCCGAACGGCAACTCCGGCCCGCCGGTGGTCAGCCTGGCCATGTTGGAGGAGTACCTGCTGGTGCAGGGCCGCGAATGGGAGCGCTTCGCCTGGCTGAAGAGCCGGGTGGTCGCGCCGCGCGAGTCGGTCGCCAGCGGCCGGGCGATGCAGCTGCGCGCGCTGGTGGCGCCGTTCGTCTACCGGCGCTACCTCGACTACGGGGTGTTCGAGGGCCTGCGTCAGCTGCACGCCAGGATCCGCGAGGAGGCGCAGCGCCGCGCCGCCGGGCGGCCCGAGCGGGCCAACGACGTCAAGCTGTCGCGTGGCGGCATCCGCGAGATCGAGTTCATCGTCCAGTTGCTGCTGGTGGTGCGCGGCGGGCAGTTCCCCGAACTGCGCACCCGCTCCACGCTGAAGGGCCTGGCGCGGCTGACGGCCCAGGGCCTGATGGCGCCGGCCACCGCCGGGCGGCTGGCCGAGGCCTACACCTTCCTGCGGCAGGTGGAGCACCGCATCCAGTACCTCGACGACCAGCAGACCCACCTGCTGCCGGCCGACGACGGCGACCTGCGCTGGATCGCCCAGAGCCTGGGCCTGCCGCCCTGCCGCGAGGACGCCTGCGCGCTGCTGGAGCGTTTCGGCGAGGTGCGCGAGTTCGTCGCCACCGAGTTCGACGCGTTGCTGCATGACGGCCGCGGCCCGGTGCAGGGCGGCTGCCGCAAGGGCCAGTGCGGCGGCCCGCCGCCGATGGTGGACAGCGAGGCCTTCATCAACCGCCTGCCGCCGGCGCTGGCCGAACGCGTGCGGCCCTGGGTCGACCACCCCAAGGTGCAGGCGCTGCGCGAGGAGAGCAAGCAGCGCCTGGCCCGGCTGGTGCACCGGGTGGGCGAGGACGTGGCCCACGGCCGCTGCAGCGACGAGGCGGCCGGCCGCTTCATCGACTGGCTGCAGCCGCTGCTGCGCCGCGAGAGTTACCTGGCGCTGCTGCTGGAGCGGCCCGAGGTGCTGGGCCGGCTGCTGCGGCTGCTCGACCTGGCGCGCTGGCCGGCGCAGTACCTGATGCGGCACCCCGGCGTGATCGACGAACTGGCCGACCCGCGCCTGCTACACGGCCGCTTCGACCGGGCGGTGTTCCTGGCCGACCTGGACACCCGCCACGCCGCCTGGCTGCGCGCCGGCGAGGCCGACGAGGGCCTGCTGCTCGACGCCCTGCGCCAGGCGCACCACGCCGAGGTCTTCCGCACGCTGGTGCGCGACGTGGAGGGCGACCTGACCGTCGAGCAGGTGGCCGACGAGCTGTCGGCCCTGGCCGACGCGGTGCTCGACTGCGCGCTGCGCTGGGCCTGGGGGCACCTCAAGCTGCGCCACCGCGAGCAGCCGCGCTTCGCCGTCATCGCCTACGGCAAGCTGGGCGGCAAGGAGCTGGGCTACGGCAGCGACCTCGACCTGGTCTTCCTCTACGACGACGACGACGAGCGGGCGGCCGAGGTCTACGCCGCCTTCGTGCGCAAGCTGATCAACTGGCTGACGTTGCGCACCGCCGCCGGCGAGCTGTTCGACATCGACACGGCGCTGCGGCCGAACGGCAACTCCGGCCTGCTGGTGACCTCGCTGCAGGCCTTCGAGCGCTACCAGGCGGGCCGCGGCAGCAACACCGCCTGGACCTGGGAGCACCAGGCCATCACCCGCGCCCGCTGGTGCGCCGGCGACGCGGCATTGGCGCCGCGCTTCGAGGCCGTGCGCCGCCAGGTGATGGCGGCGCCGCGCGACCGCGCCGCCCTGCTCGACGAGGTGCGGCAGATGCGCGAGAAGGTGCGCGCCGGCCGCCCGGTGCCCGCCGGCCGCTTCGACGTCAAGCACAGCCCGGGCGGGATGATGGATGCCGAGTTCGCGGTGCAGGCGCTTGCGCTCACCGAGTCGTCGGGTCACCCGGCGCTGCTCGACAACGTCGGCAACATCGCGCTGCTCAAGCGTGCCGAGGACGCGGGCCTGCTGCCGTCGGGCGTCGGCGTGGCGGCCGGCGACGCCTACCGCGCCCTGCGCCGGGCGCAGCACCGTGCCCGCCTGGACGAGCGGCCGACGCAGTTCGAGCCCGCCGAGTTCGTCGAGGCGCGCGAGGCGGTGCTGGCCCTGTGGCGCGCGGTCTTCTCCGGCGGCTGA
- a CDS encoding YhdP family protein, producing the protein MKPVKGLIRRLDPHPVLEVEGQVRGPLADLLRYVNSTPLADWSGQALKGATAGGPATLNLALALPLDDLDRSTVKGSLALAGNELRPVPESPVFSQARGRVDFTHKGFSVVGASARALGGDVTFEGGSTADGGLRFVGQGTATADGLRRAGELPVLQRLGAVASGQTAYRLQLNVLRGLPEFSLTSTLAGLALDLPAPLGKRAEATLPLRVQTVLAPEAAAGAASARETLRVDLGTVAQALVQRDPKAAQPVLRSAFAVGEPLPAAQPGGVAAVTLPRLDVDAWSAALDRLLPAGGAPAGVAGSTAAGEAAAWLPRQVNLRLGTLVGGGRQLDRLNASLAPLPDGGWRLTGSAAQAAGTVEYRPPGTGAAATGGRLSARLSRLALNESDAQAPGTASATPAATPRSLPALDVVVDDFELHGLSLGRLQIDASNRAADVAAGAGADWMARFTLANPEGRLTGSGHWLPAGSAARRRVALDFTLDITDAGGLLKRLGVEDALRGGKGRLQGQAGWNGTPLALDLPSLDGSLQLTLENGQFLKAGPGAARLLGVLSLQSLPRRLTLDFRDLFQQGFAFDKVDGDVKIERGVASTNNLRMRGVQAAVLMEGQADLDRETQDLRVVVVPEINAGTASLAYAVINPAVGLGTFMAQWLLRRPLMAAGTREFHIHGSWDDPKVDRVARRGEDAGADTDRPPPVSENTR; encoded by the coding sequence CTGAAGCCGGTGAAGGGCCTGATCCGCCGGCTGGACCCGCACCCGGTGCTGGAGGTCGAGGGCCAGGTCCGGGGGCCGCTCGCCGACCTGCTGCGCTACGTCAACAGCACGCCGCTCGCGGACTGGAGCGGCCAGGCGCTGAAGGGCGCGACCGCCGGCGGTCCGGCCACGCTCAACCTGGCGCTGGCGCTGCCGCTGGACGACCTCGACCGCAGCACCGTCAAGGGCAGCCTCGCGCTGGCCGGCAACGAGCTGCGGCCGGTGCCCGAGTCGCCGGTGTTCAGCCAGGCCCGCGGCCGGGTGGACTTCACGCACAAGGGGTTCAGCGTCGTCGGTGCGTCGGCGCGGGCGCTCGGCGGCGACGTGACGTTCGAGGGCGGCAGCACCGCCGACGGCGGCCTGCGCTTCGTCGGCCAGGGCACCGCCACCGCCGACGGCCTGCGCCGTGCCGGCGAGCTGCCGGTGCTGCAGCGCCTCGGCGCGGTGGCCAGCGGACAGACCGCCTACCGGCTGCAGCTCAACGTGCTGCGCGGCCTGCCCGAGTTCAGCCTGACGAGCACGCTGGCCGGCCTGGCGCTGGACCTGCCCGCCCCGCTCGGCAAGCGCGCCGAGGCCACGCTGCCGCTGCGCGTGCAGACGGTGCTGGCGCCCGAGGCGGCGGCCGGCGCGGCCAGCGCGCGCGAGACGCTGCGCGTCGACCTCGGCACGGTGGCGCAGGCGTTGGTGCAGCGCGACCCGAAGGCCGCGCAGCCGGTGCTGCGCAGCGCCTTCGCCGTCGGCGAGCCGCTGCCGGCCGCCCAGCCCGGCGGGGTGGCGGCGGTCACCCTGCCCCGGCTGGACGTCGACGCCTGGTCCGCGGCGCTGGACCGGCTGCTGCCGGCAGGCGGCGCCCCGGCGGGCGTCGCGGGCAGCACCGCGGCCGGCGAGGCCGCCGCCTGGCTGCCACGGCAGGTCAACCTACGGCTGGGCACGCTGGTCGGCGGCGGCCGTCAGCTCGACCGGCTGAACGCCAGCCTGGCCCCCCTGCCCGACGGCGGCTGGCGGCTCACCGGCAGCGCCGCGCAGGCCGCCGGCACGGTCGAGTACCGGCCGCCGGGCACCGGGGCCGCGGCCACCGGCGGTCGCCTCAGCGCCCGCCTGTCGCGCCTGGCGCTGAACGAGTCGGACGCCCAGGCGCCCGGCACCGCGTCGGCGACCCCCGCGGCGACGCCGCGCAGCCTGCCGGCGCTGGACGTGGTGGTCGACGACTTCGAGCTGCACGGGCTGTCGCTGGGCCGGCTGCAGATCGACGCCAGCAACCGCGCCGCCGACGTGGCGGCCGGCGCGGGCGCCGACTGGATGGCGCGCTTCACCCTCGCCAACCCCGAGGGGCGGCTCACCGGCAGCGGCCACTGGCTGCCCGCAGGCAGTGCCGCCCGCCGCCGGGTGGCGCTGGACTTCACGCTCGACATCACCGACGCCGGCGGCCTGCTCAAGCGCCTGGGCGTCGAGGACGCGCTGCGCGGCGGCAAGGGCCGGCTGCAGGGCCAGGCCGGCTGGAACGGCACGCCGCTGGCGCTGGACCTGCCCAGCCTGGACGGCAGCCTGCAGCTGACGCTGGAGAACGGCCAGTTCCTCAAGGCCGGCCCGGGCGCGGCGCGGCTGCTCGGCGTGCTCAGCCTGCAGTCGCTGCCGCGGCGGCTGACGCTGGACTTCCGCGACCTGTTCCAGCAGGGTTTCGCCTTCGACAAGGTCGACGGCGACGTGAAGATCGAACGCGGCGTGGCCAGCACCAACAACCTGCGCATGCGCGGCGTGCAGGCCGCGGTGCTGATGGAGGGACAGGCCGACCTGGACCGCGAGACGCAGGACCTGCGCGTGGTGGTGGTGCCCGAGATCAACGCCGGCACCGCGTCGCTGGCCTATGCGGTGATCAACCCGGCCGTCGGCCTGGGCACCTTCATGGCGCAATGGCTGCTGCGCCGCCCGCTCATGGCCGCCGGCACCCGCGAGTTCCACATCCACGGCAGCTGGGACGACCCCAAGGTGGACCGGGTGGCGCGCCGGGGCGAAGATGCCGGCGCGGACACCGACCGCCCGCCTCCCGTCAGCGAGAACACACGATGA
- a CDS encoding carbon-nitrogen hydrolase family protein, which produces MKIAALQMVSTPDVARNLEAAERLLAEAAAQGARLAALPEYFCLMGQRDDDKLAIAEAPGRGPIQDFLADQARRHGLWLIGGTLPIRGAAADRVRNASLVFDPEGRPVARYDKLHLFRFEHAGERYDEGRVLEPGTEPVAFDAGGWRVGLSVCYDLRFPELYRALMTPPCDLLAVPSAFTHTTGRAHWELLLRARAVENQCYVIAPAQGGLHENGRRTFGHSLIADPWGEVLASKDEGEGVVLATLDRTRLADVRSRLPALSHRR; this is translated from the coding sequence ATGAAGATCGCCGCCCTGCAGATGGTCTCCACGCCCGACGTGGCACGCAACCTGGAGGCCGCCGAGCGGCTGCTCGCCGAGGCCGCGGCGCAGGGCGCGCGGCTGGCCGCGCTGCCCGAGTACTTCTGCCTGATGGGCCAGCGCGACGACGACAAGCTGGCGATCGCCGAGGCGCCGGGCCGCGGCCCGATCCAGGACTTCCTCGCCGACCAGGCGCGCCGCCACGGGCTGTGGCTCATCGGCGGCACGCTGCCGATCCGCGGCGCGGCGGCCGACCGGGTGCGCAACGCCTCGCTGGTGTTCGACCCCGAGGGCCGGCCGGTGGCGCGCTACGACAAGCTGCACCTGTTCCGCTTCGAGCACGCCGGCGAGCGCTACGACGAGGGCCGGGTGCTGGAGCCCGGCACCGAGCCGGTGGCCTTCGACGCCGGCGGCTGGCGGGTCGGCCTGTCGGTGTGCTACGACCTGCGCTTCCCCGAGCTGTACCGCGCGCTGATGACGCCGCCCTGCGACCTGCTGGCCGTGCCGTCGGCCTTCACCCACACCACCGGCCGCGCGCACTGGGAACTGCTGCTGCGTGCCCGCGCGGTGGAGAACCAGTGCTACGTGATCGCGCCGGCGCAGGGCGGCCTGCACGAGAACGGCCGCCGCACCTTCGGCCACAGCCTGATCGCCGACCCCTGGGGCGAGGTGCTGGCGTCGAAGGACGAGGGCGAGGGCGTGGTGCTGGCGACCCTGGACCGCACGCGGCTGGCCGACGTGCGCAGCCGCCTGCCGGCGCTTTCACACAGACGATGA
- a CDS encoding CysB family HTH-type transcriptional regulator, producing the protein MNFQQLRSVREAVRQGFNLTTVAEALSTSQPGVSRQIRELEDELGVEIFVRAGKRLTGLTPPGETILPIVERLLMEADNLRRAGADFASAGRGRLTIAATHSQARYALPTAVRDFRERHPEVVLHMHQGTPEQVAEMLRHGEADIGVATEALARYDDLVALPCYRWTHSVVVPPGHPLADGKPLTLQRLAEHPIVTYNVGYTGRAHIDEAFTRAGLQPQVVLTAMDADVIKTYVELGLGVGIVASIAYDDERDRHLTALDARHLFAVNMTRLAIRRGSYLRHYAYDFIEAFASPLTKRVVEQALAAGDGDSFDI; encoded by the coding sequence GTGAACTTCCAACAACTGCGTTCCGTCCGCGAGGCGGTGCGCCAGGGCTTCAACCTGACCACCGTGGCGGAGGCGCTGTCGACCTCGCAGCCCGGCGTGAGCCGCCAGATCCGCGAGCTGGAGGACGAACTCGGCGTCGAGATCTTCGTGCGCGCCGGCAAGCGCCTGACCGGGCTGACCCCGCCCGGCGAGACCATCCTGCCCATCGTCGAGCGCCTGTTGATGGAGGCCGACAACCTGCGCCGGGCCGGCGCCGACTTCGCCTCCGCGGGCCGCGGCCGGCTGACCATCGCGGCCACCCATTCGCAGGCCCGCTACGCACTGCCGACGGCGGTGCGCGACTTCCGCGAGCGCCATCCGGAGGTGGTGCTGCACATGCACCAGGGCACGCCGGAGCAGGTGGCCGAGATGCTGCGCCATGGCGAGGCCGACATCGGCGTCGCCACCGAGGCGCTGGCACGCTACGACGACCTGGTCGCGCTGCCCTGCTACCGCTGGACGCACTCGGTGGTGGTGCCGCCGGGGCACCCGCTGGCCGACGGCAAGCCGTTGACGCTGCAGCGCCTGGCCGAGCACCCCATCGTCACCTACAACGTCGGCTACACCGGCCGCGCCCACATCGACGAGGCCTTCACCCGGGCCGGCCTGCAGCCGCAGGTGGTGCTGACGGCGATGGACGCCGACGTCATCAAGACCTACGTCGAACTGGGGCTCGGCGTCGGCATCGTCGCCTCCATCGCCTACGACGACGAACGCGACCGCCATCTGACCGCGCTGGACGCCCGCCACCTGTTCGCGGTCAACATGACGCGCCTGGCCATCCGCCGCGGCAGCTACCTGCGGCACTACGCCTACGACTTCATCGAGGCCTTCGCGTCGCCGCTGACCAAGCGGGTGGTGGAGCAGGCCCTGGCCGCGGGGGACGGCGACTCGTTCGACATTTGA
- a CDS encoding DUF72 domain-containing protein: MGSIRVGIGGWTFEPWEQTFYPPGLPAAQHLAHASRRVTAIEVNGTFYRTQSPSSFQRWHDETPDGFVFSVKANRACTQRKVLAEAGEAVARFLGSGLDRLGDKLGPVLWQLPPYKRYDEADLEAFLGLLPPALKDRPLRHVLEVRHPSFLVPRFVEQARRHGAAVVATDSPKYPQLAEPTAGFLYLRLMRSESAVETGYPAPQLDQWAACARAWAAGLEPADVPRVAGVPPAEPRPRDVFVFFIDGAKERAPAAAQAVLDRLRTAG; the protein is encoded by the coding sequence ATGGGCAGCATCCGCGTCGGCATCGGCGGCTGGACCTTCGAGCCGTGGGAGCAGACCTTCTACCCGCCGGGCCTGCCCGCCGCCCAGCACCTGGCGCACGCCAGCCGGCGGGTGACGGCGATCGAGGTCAACGGCACCTTCTACCGCACGCAGAGCCCGTCGAGCTTTCAACGCTGGCACGACGAAACACCGGACGGGTTTGTCTTCAGCGTCAAGGCCAACCGCGCCTGCACCCAGCGCAAGGTGCTGGCCGAGGCCGGCGAGGCGGTGGCCCGCTTCCTGGGCAGCGGCCTCGACCGGCTGGGCGACAAGCTGGGCCCGGTGCTGTGGCAGCTGCCGCCCTACAAGCGCTACGACGAGGCCGACCTCGAGGCCTTCCTCGGCCTGCTGCCGCCGGCGCTGAAGGATCGCCCGCTGCGCCATGTCCTGGAGGTGCGCCACCCCAGCTTCCTGGTGCCGCGTTTCGTGGAGCAGGCGCGGCGCCACGGCGCGGCGGTGGTGGCCACCGACTCGCCGAAGTACCCGCAGCTGGCCGAGCCGACGGCCGGCTTCCTCTACCTGCGGCTGATGCGCAGCGAATCGGCGGTGGAGACCGGCTACCCGGCGCCGCAACTCGACCAATGGGCGGCCTGCGCCCGGGCCTGGGCGGCGGGTCTCGAGCCGGCCGACGTGCCGCGGGTGGCGGGTGTCCCGCCGGCCGAGCCGCGGCCGCGCGACGTCTTCGTGTTCTTCATCGACGGCGCCAAGGAGCGGGCGCCGGCCGCGGCGCAGGCGGTGCTCGATCGCCTGCGCACCGCTGGCTGA